TCGACGGCACCCCGGGCCACGGCGGCGGGCAGCACGCCGCGCACCACTCCCTCGAGCATCGCCCGGCCCGGGCCGAGGGCCGACAGGGTGCCGGCGATGTCGCTGCCGTCCGGTGCGCCGATGCCGGCCTCGGCGAACAGCGAGCCCAGCTTGGCGCCGGTGCGGATGTCGCAGCCGATGGCGCCGAACGCGTCGGCCAGCAGGGCGTTCACGTCGTCGGAGGCGGGTGACGGCGGCACCGATCCGACCACGCCCAGGTCGTAGTCCTGCACCAGCAGGTAGCCGCCGGGTGCCACCGCGTCCCACAGCCGGGCCAGCACCTGCGCGCGGTGCGGCAGGTGGAACAGCAGCAGCCGGGCGAAGACCAGGTCGTAGGGGCCGTCCGGGATCGGCTCGGCGCCGATCTCGTAGCTGCGCACCCGGCACTGGGTGTGGCCGAGCCCGTGCAGCATGTCCTGCGCCGACGCGCCGAGGGCGGCGTCGGAGTCCAGGCCGGTCACGCTGCCCGAGGGCCCGACCCGCTCGGCCATCAGGCGCATCGCCTCGCCCGGCCCGCAGCCGGCGTCGAGGCACGAGGCCCCCTCGGCGAGGCCGAGCCGGCCGAGCAGGCGCCCGGTCGCGTCCTCCCAGATCCGGGCCTGGGCCCGCAGGCGCTCGTACTCCTCGGGGGTGCGGCGCATTCCGTAGTTCTCCGGCATGCGCCGATCCTGGGACATACCGGTCTGCGGGCACAAGCGGCGCCCCTACCCCAGGGGTCGTGTCACTCTCCGGTCTCCGCGCGGATGGCCGCCAGCAGCTCCTCCACCTGCGCGTCGGTGAAGCTGATCCGGAAGCGCCGTTCCAGCGTGGCGACGATGCCGAAGAAGGAGTCCCGGCTGTAGTCCAGCATCCGGTCCATCTCCTCCGGGCTGTGCCCGAGGGTCCTGGCCAGGAACCCGGCGGTGGCGCGGCGGGCGGGCGGGTTGTCGAGGATGAACACCGGCTGGGTGTCACGCCGCACCGGGCGGTGCCGCGAGACCGTGCTCGTGGTCGTGACCGTCACGCTGGAGACCAGGTCGCGGCTGGAGCGGGCGGCGTGCAGGCGCACCTCCTCGTCGTCCAGAACCCAGGCCTGGCGCGAGGTGTCCCAGAATCTCAGGTCCTCGGCGGGCACCGGGATGCGGACCTCACCCGTCTGCCCCGGCTCCAGCTCGATCCCGGCGAAGGCCACCAGCTCGCGGGGTGCGCGCCGCACCCGCGGGTCCAGGTGCTCGGCGTAGATCTGCACGGTCTCGCGACCGCGGCGGGCACCCGTGTTCGTCACCGGCACCACCAGCTCGATCACGTCGTCCGGGCCCACGACGGTGGACGACGAGGAGACCGGGCCGAGCTCGAACGTGGTGTAGCCGAGGCCGAATCCGAAGCAGAACAAGGGGTTCCGGGCGAGGGCGTCGTAGGAGCGGTAGCCGATGTGGATGCCCTCGGAGTAGACGTGCCGGCCGTGCTCGCCCGGATAGGTCAGCCAGCCCGGGATGTCTTCGATGCGGGCCGGGAAGGTGGTGGTCAGCCGGCCGGACGGCTCGGCCGCACCGGTGAGCAGATCGGCCACGGCACGCCCGGCGCCCTGACCGGCCAGGAACGTCGCGACCACCGCGGACACCTCGTCCAGCCAGGGCATCACGACCGCGTCCGGGCTGGCGACCAGCACCACCACCTGCGGGCAGACCGCGGCCAGCGCGCTCACCAGCTCGTCGTGGCCGTCGGACAGGTCCAGCGTGGTGCGGTCGGTGCCCTCGCCGTCGTAGGCCACGTCGGTGTGCACGAACACGATCGCCACGTCGGTGCCCCGGGCGGCCTCGACCGCCTCCGCCAGCAGCCGCTCACGCAGCACCGGGTCGGTGGAAGTGCCCTGCACCTGCACGATCTCGGTGTCCTGGCCGAACGCCGCGCGCAGCTCCACGATCGGGACGTCGACCTGGGTGGGCGCGGTGGTGGCGCAGCCCGAGCCCTGGATGATCGGGTCGTCACCCGCCCCCTCGCCGGCCACCAGGATGCGGCGCGGGGCCGCCGGGTCGAGCGGCAGCACGCCGCCGTCGTTCTTCAGCAGCACCATCGACCGCGCGGCCATCTCCTGGGCCAGCCGGTGGTGGGCGGCCCGGTCGAACGACGTGGGGCGGGTGGCCCGGGCCGCGACCGCACGGTGCACGAACTCCAGCACCCGGCGGCAGGCGGTGTCGAGAACCTCTGCC
The Kineosporia corallincola DNA segment above includes these coding regions:
- a CDS encoding beta-glucosidase family protein — protein: MSKNASSSDLFDVEDVLRRLTDDEKVDLLSGYGMWKTAGVERLGVPATVMTDGTYGVRYSVPQIDGDEKGGFDLDDFLSVVNRRANGVSTAWGETKPATCFPTGAAMACSWDPALARRLGEALAAECGELGVDMLLGPGINLRRTPLGGRSYEYYSEDPVVTAEIAAAVVEGLQENGVGASLKHFAANNCEVERTTMDSVVEERALREGYLRAFEKVVRRSDPWTIMSSYNRLNGVQASQDPWLLTEVLRDDWGYRGTVVSDWHGIKDRPASLEAGNDLDMPESPSRKAALRRAIAEGRLTAEVLDTACRRVLEFVHRAVAARATRPTSFDRAAHHRLAQEMAARSMVLLKNDGGVLPLDPAAPRRILVAGEGAGDDPIIQGSGCATTAPTQVDVPIVELRAAFGQDTEIVQVQGTSTDPVLRERLLAEAVEAARGTDVAIVFVHTDVAYDGEGTDRTTLDLSDGHDELVSALAAVCPQVVVLVASPDAVVMPWLDEVSAVVATFLAGQGAGRAVADLLTGAAEPSGRLTTTFPARIEDIPGWLTYPGEHGRHVYSEGIHIGYRSYDALARNPLFCFGFGLGYTTFELGPVSSSSTVVGPDDVIELVVPVTNTGARRGRETVQIYAEHLDPRVRRAPRELVAFAGIELEPGQTGEVRIPVPAEDLRFWDTSRQAWVLDDEEVRLHAARSSRDLVSSVTVTTTSTVSRHRPVRRDTQPVFILDNPPARRATAGFLARTLGHSPEEMDRMLDYSRDSFFGIVATLERRFRISFTDAQVEELLAAIRAETGE
- a CDS encoding class I SAM-dependent methyltransferase, producing MPENYGMRRTPEEYERLRAQARIWEDATGRLLGRLGLAEGASCLDAGCGPGEAMRLMAERVGPSGSVTGLDSDAALGASAQDMLHGLGHTQCRVRSYEIGAEPIPDGPYDLVFARLLLFHLPHRAQVLARLWDAVAPGGYLLVQDYDLGVVGSVPPSPASDDVNALLADAFGAIGCDIRTGAKLGSLFAEAGIGAPDGSDIAGTLSALGPGRAMLEGVVRGVLPAAVARGAVDPARAEAVLARVAQEADAHPDRPLLPPLLIGTWKRKK